gctGAAATATCAAGGTCATGGGATGAGCCACATGAAAGGGATTTACACAAGTCCAAGTCTCGAAGCAATTCAAAAGGAGGAATGTATAtgttgaatgaagatgttgatctaCAAGCTAAAATGATAGCTTTGACAAAAAGGCTAGAGGACCTTGAAGCTAAGGGATTTTATGAGGTGAATGCAATATATGATAATCCAATTTACATGGAGCAATGTTCTAATTGTCAATCTATAGAACATGAAGTGAATGATTGTCCTACAATACTAGCCATGGGGGAAAGACTTATTGATAATCATCCAAACATGTCATGGAATTGTGGACAAGAGCAATTTTCTTCAAGCCAATACTCACAAAGCCAACAATTCATGGAAGACTCTCCACAACAAGTTTCTTTGGTTGAGCAAGCTATTGTAAACTTGAGTAAAATTTTGGGTGATTTTATTGGTGatcaaaagaatatcaataTTCAAGTAAACCAAAGGATAGATCATGTGGAGACatctttcaataaaaaattttgatagcTTGCAAACCAATCTCACATAAAAGATCGATAATATGTAGCTTGCTATTTCTAAACTCACAAGTATGCATAcggtgcaagaaaaaggaaaattctcttcACAATCCCAACAAAGTCCAAGTGGAGCCCATGAAATTGGAAAGACAAGTGAAAGTTCTATTGAGAAGGATGAAGTCAAAGCAGTCATTACCTTAAGAGGTGGTAAGCAAGTTGATCAACCTAtgccaaaaccaaaagagaataaaggagaggaacaaaaggaaaatgtgaaagaacaagaaaaatggaaagaggTGAATGAGGATGATAGATCAAAGGAAGATGAGATTGTTAAAGAAGAGattaagaagaaagatatgcTCTTAGCTCCACCTTTTCCCAAAGCTCTTCAATCCAAGAAAATGGTAAATAATGCTccagaaatttttgaagttctcaagcAAGTCAAAGTCAATATACCACTCCTTAACATGATAAGACAAGTTCCAGCCTATGCCAAGTTTCTTAAGGATTTGTGTACCATAAAGAGAGGGGtgcatttgaaaaagaaagctttCTTGACTGAACAAGTTAGTGCAATCATCCAATGCAAGACTCCAAtcaagtacaaagatccggggtGTCCAACTATCTCGGTGAATATTGGCAACACTTTTGTAAAAAGAGCACTtttagacttgggggcaagtgtgaatctTCTTCCTTACTTGGTATATAAGCAATTGGGGCTTGGAGAACTAAAGTCTACTTCCATCACACTTTCATTGGCGGATAGATCGGTTAAGTTTCCAAGAGGAATCATCGAAGATGTGTTGATTCAAATCGATAACTTCTATTATCCGGttgattttgtggtgcttgatacggAAAAAAGAACTAGTGGACTCAACCATGTTCCTATTATACTTGGCCGACTTTTCTTCGCCACAGCAAATGCATTGATTAATTGTCGAAGTGGGGTGATGCAACTTACCTTTGGTAACATGACAATTGAGCTGAACATTTTTCATTCATGTAAGAAGCATGGTACCAAAGAGGATGAGGAACTTAAGGAGgcttatttgattgaattgccTATGGAAGAgctagagaaagaaaaagttgaagataatttttcaaaactcggTGAAGTAATTTCCAATGAACGGATTGAAGTTTGGAGgatcaatgaagaaattcaacCTTTGAAGTTAATGAAATGGTCTTTCAGCTTCAAGAAAGTGAAAACCATGAAGCATGGTGTGCACAATAATCCAAAGACCATGAAAAAGAAGATCAAGGAATGGCATGACCAACTTATTCAAAAGAACAAGTTCAAAGAAGGCTATTTCAAGCCATATCTTTCCAAGAAAGCTTAAGTACCAAGGAGTTGGTCTATTCATTGTTTGCAAGCCATATCCAAATTGAGTATGCACAGAATAATGGGCTTAGTCATGTCAATGGCTAGCAACCCAATGGTTTCTCATTTCTCTactttcctttgaattttcatttttttttcttttagtttccattaaataaatccatctcaattctttgatttgtgttttgaaggattttccggatggatggaatgcatgaaacaaaggaaaaaggagTTTTAATGGCCCATCACCAATTTGAGTCTTCATGCCAAAACAGGGGAGTCATGCAAAAACAGGGGAGTCATGCAAAA
The sequence above is drawn from the Vitis riparia cultivar Riparia Gloire de Montpellier isolate 1030 chromosome 6, EGFV_Vit.rip_1.0, whole genome shotgun sequence genome and encodes:
- the LOC117917081 gene encoding uncharacterized protein LOC117917081, with protein sequence MVNNAPEIFEVLKQVKVNIPLLNMIRQVPAYAKFLKDLCTIKRGVHLKKKAFLTEQVSAIIQCKTPIKYKDPGCPTISVNIGNTFVKRALLDLGASVNLLPYLVYKQLGLGELKSTSITLSLADRSVKFPRGIIEDVLIQIDNFYYPVDFVVLDTEKRTSGLNHVPIILGRLFFATANALINCRSGVMQLTFGNMTIELNIFHSCKKHGTKEDEELKEAYLIELPMEELEKEKVEDNFSKLGEVISNERIEVWRINEEIQPLKLMKWSFSFKKVKTMKHGVHNNPKTMKKKIKEWHDQLIQKNKFKEGYFKPYLSKKA